Proteins encoded together in one Hymenobacter monticola window:
- a CDS encoding HAD family hydrolase, whose translation MLPHLLFDFGGVIIDIDYDATPAAMRRLSRAGSTIAFSQAQQAELFDKFETGHLSPAEFRAGLRAAYDLDATDAELDAAWHAMLLDVPAERLALIGELRAQGHQTALLSNTNALHIAEINQRLATKYGFKNGIADVLDRVFYSQEVGLRKPGEEIFGHALQEMNWRPEDVLFIEDSPQHVATARRLGLQVLHLAPPLTLTSALPEALRAFPREYAPNPR comes from the coding sequence ATGTTACCTCATCTGCTCTTCGATTTTGGCGGTGTTATTATCGACATCGACTACGACGCCACCCCCGCCGCCATGCGCCGCCTGAGCCGGGCCGGCAGCACCATTGCCTTCTCGCAGGCCCAGCAGGCCGAGCTCTTCGATAAGTTCGAAACCGGCCACCTCTCCCCTGCCGAATTCCGGGCCGGCCTGCGCGCCGCCTACGACCTCGACGCCACCGATGCAGAGTTGGATGCCGCCTGGCACGCCATGCTGCTCGACGTGCCCGCCGAGCGCCTGGCCCTCATTGGCGAGCTGCGGGCGCAGGGCCACCAAACGGCCCTGCTCTCGAACACCAACGCGCTGCACATTGCCGAAATCAACCAGCGGCTGGCCACCAAGTATGGTTTCAAAAACGGCATTGCCGACGTGCTCGACCGCGTGTTTTACTCGCAGGAAGTGGGCCTGCGCAAGCCCGGCGAGGAAATATTCGGGCACGCGCTGCAGGAAATGAACTGGCGCCCCGAAGACGTGTTGTTCATTGAGGACAGCCCGCAGCACGTGGCCACGGCCCGGCGGCTGGGGCTCCAGGTGCTGCACTTGGCCCCGCCCCTCACCCTTACGTCCGCCCTGCCCGAAGCCCTCCGTGCCTTTCCCCGAGAATACGCCCCCAACCCACGCTGA
- a CDS encoding IS5 family transposase: protein MTTKVHAIVDALGNGLRLALTPGQHADSPQLPGLLAALPTAPGAVVADRAYDTNAVLAAVALADAEPVIPPKTSRKQQRAYDINLYADRNKVERFFGRLKEARAFATRYEKTAASFLAVAHLLAALDWIR from the coding sequence TTGACAACCAAGGTGCACGCCATCGTCGATGCGTTGGGCAACGGTCTGCGCTTGGCACTCACGCCCGGACAACATGCGGACAGCCCGCAATTGCCGGGCTTATTAGCCGCCTTGCCCACCGCGCCGGGCGCGGTCGTGGCTGACAGAGCCTACGACACCAACGCGGTGCTGGCGGCCGTAGCCCTGGCCGATGCCGAGCCGGTGATTCCACCCAAAACTTCGCGCAAGCAGCAACGTGCCTACGACATAAATCTCTACGCTGACCGCAACAAAGTGGAACGCTTCTTCGGCCGATTGAAAGAAGCGCGGGCCTTCGCTACCCGTTACGAAAAGACTGCTGCCTCTTTTTTAGCCGTGGCTCACCTACTCGCTGCACTCGATTGGATACGCTAG
- a CDS encoding IS5 family transposase: protein MRRHELSEPEWQLVEPHARGRLGGGRDNRQFINAVLYRVRTGCAWRDLPERLGLWNTVARRFRRWALAGVWEALFEAVQEPDYAWVLVDSTAVKAHKAAAGQKKALPPPKPSAAHAAS from the coding sequence ATGCGTCGTCATGAATTAAGCGAACCAGAATGGCAACTGGTGGAGCCGCACGCGCGCGGCCGGCTGGGGGGCGGTCGCGACAACCGGCAGTTTATCAACGCGGTACTCTACCGGGTACGCACCGGCTGCGCGTGGCGCGACCTGCCTGAACGATTGGGGCTATGGAATACCGTGGCGCGGCGCTTCCGCCGCTGGGCACTGGCGGGTGTGTGGGAGGCCCTGTTTGAGGCAGTACAGGAACCGGACTACGCCTGGGTGCTCGTTGACTCGACCGCCGTCAAAGCACACAAAGCCGCCGCTGGGCAAAAAAAAGCACTGCCCCCGCCGAAGCCATCGGCCGCTCACGCGGCGTCTTGA